In Harpia harpyja isolate bHarHar1 chromosome 8, bHarHar1 primary haplotype, whole genome shotgun sequence, a genomic segment contains:
- the LOC128145242 gene encoding CCR4-NOT transcription complex subunit 3-like, protein MRREAERRQAAARPAPLPAPAAAQAQFRGVPATGRERGGRRREGAAQAHEGQLKRRAGAEHAQKAGRQVYVAGVCRRSEHQPFPPSKGSMRGGEGDEFRNRRRRSALLGDRSPARWGKKKKNHLRVTSGKDAFVHGETHTARAAPETGARRGRYSPSPPPAAPPPAAPLGASFHGSPARAAATAVIPSILNLTSSHTRDEVIEGNARHVRSAPIGRRGSGGRGAAAAGRVAVGDGYGGSPTRRPSPTGGKVQRGLRRSSVSSGTHVAASQASPPLPGINREAHGRALVDFGSDPL, encoded by the exons ATGCGCCGTGAGGCAGAACGACGACaggccgctgcccgccccgcccccctccccgccccggccgccgcgcagGCGCAGTTCCGCGGGGTTCCGGCCacggggagggaaaggggggggcggcggagggagggCGCGGCACAGGCGCACGAGGGACAGCTGAAGCGGCGTGCGGGCGCGGAGCATGCGCAGAAGGCAGGCCGGCAGGTCTATGTGGCGGGCGTGTGCCGGCGCAGCGAGCACCAGCCGTTTCCTCCAAGCAAAGGGAGCATGCGCGGAGGCGAGGGAGACGAGTTTCGTAACCGGCGCAGGCGCAGTGCGCTGCTCGGGGACCGCAGCCCCGCtcggtgggggaaaaaaaaaaaaaaccacctcagaGTTACGTCAGGAAAAGACGCCTTTGTACACGGGGAGACCCATACGGCGCGGGCAGCCCCCGAAACGGGCGCGAGACGCGGCCGTTACTCACCCTctccgccgccggccgcgccCCCCCCTGCTGCCCCCCTCGGCGCCTCCTTTCACGGTTCGCCCGCGCGCGCTGCTGCCACCGCCGTGATTCCATCCATCTTGAATTTGACGTCATCCCACACCAGGGATGAGGTCATCGAAGGGAACGCTCGTCACGTGCGCAGCGCTCCGATTggccggcgggggagcggggggcgaggcgctgccgcggcgggGAGGGTAGCGGTTGGAGACGGTTACGGGGGTTCCCCCAcccgccgcccctcccccacAG gGGGGAAGGTGCAGCGCGGTTTGCGAAGAAGCTCGGTGTCTAGTGGCACGCACGTGGCGGCCTCGCAAGCTAGTCCACCGTTGCCCGGTATTAACAGGGAGGCACATGGCCGGGCCCTGGTGGATTTTGGCTCCGACCCTTTGTAA